From the Lysobacterales bacterium genome, one window contains:
- a CDS encoding chemotaxis protein CheW, with protein sequence MDKPSEIRGLMITVTNGRVLLPNANVTEIITYSMPEAIENAPNWLLGRTRWRGWRVPLISFSVLTGLAAKEGGVNAKVTVLKALGGNPKMPFLAMVAQGFPRLTTISSETLITTGEDDARPAGIAHTVLIRDDQAIVPDLVGIERLISDAIAA encoded by the coding sequence ATGGACAAGCCCAGCGAAATTCGCGGATTGATGATCACGGTCACCAATGGCCGCGTCCTGCTGCCGAACGCGAACGTGACCGAGATCATCACCTATTCGATGCCCGAAGCGATCGAGAACGCCCCCAACTGGCTGCTCGGGCGCACCCGCTGGCGTGGTTGGCGCGTGCCGCTGATTTCGTTTTCGGTGCTCACCGGTCTTGCAGCCAAAGAGGGTGGCGTGAACGCCAAGGTGACTGTGTTGAAGGCACTTGGGGGCAACCCGAAGATGCCGTTTCTCGCGATGGTCGCGCAGGGCTTCCCGCGCCTCACGACGATTTCCAGCGAAACACTGATCACCACCGGCGAAGACGATGCGCGCCCTGCCGGCATCGCCCATACGGTGTTGATCCGCGATGACCAGGCCATCGTGCCGGATCTCGTCGGCATCGAACGCCTGATCAGCGACGCCATCGCGGCCTGA
- a CDS encoding methyltransferase domain-containing protein → MSSDLEARALARPWFYPGWLDGIHHTRSAMLEAALRARFGNDFTAHDAVDLACHQGWFSVQLAQLGFRDVLSVDARSEHVADASLIRDTLGLKHMRLLQSDVHALDTAATGPFDVCLCLGLIYHLENPVGALRVARALTRHMCVVETQVVPNMSGMVDYGSYKFVRALQGSFGIIDETDDTHGPEASTTGICLVPSTEALCWIMRKIGFKRVEVLPVPADGYEQLAHGKRVMVAGYVD, encoded by the coding sequence ATGAGTTCAGATCTCGAAGCGCGTGCGTTGGCGCGTCCGTGGTTCTATCCGGGTTGGCTCGATGGCATCCACCACACCCGTTCGGCGATGCTGGAAGCCGCACTGCGTGCACGCTTCGGCAACGACTTCACGGCCCATGACGCCGTCGACCTCGCCTGCCATCAAGGCTGGTTCTCGGTGCAACTGGCGCAACTCGGTTTTCGCGACGTGCTGTCGGTCGATGCGCGCAGCGAACACGTCGCCGATGCCAGCCTGATTCGCGACACGCTGGGCCTCAAGCACATGCGCCTGCTGCAATCCGACGTGCATGCGCTCGATACGGCGGCGACAGGTCCGTTCGACGTCTGCCTCTGTCTCGGCCTGATCTATCACCTGGAGAATCCGGTCGGTGCCCTGCGCGTCGCGCGCGCGCTGACCCGGCACATGTGCGTCGTCGAAACCCAGGTCGTGCCGAACATGAGTGGCATGGTCGATTACGGCAGCTACAAGTTCGTGCGTGCGCTGCAGGGTTCGTTCGGCATCATCGACGAAACCGACGACACCCATGGTCCCGAAGCCAGCACGACCGGCATTTGCCTGGTCCCGAGCACGGAGGCGCTGTGCTGGATCATGCGCAAGATCGGCTTCAAGCGCGTCGAGGTGCTGCCGGTGCCGGCAGACGGCTACGAGCAGCTCGCGCACGGCAAGCGCGTGATGGTGGCCGGCTACGTCGATTGA
- a CDS encoding HNH endonuclease gives MLSQAAAKADLNSTRVLSLDSSGRILDWMSWQDATCLYVRGAVAWTIGDPCLIVHGGMSRMTGEQSTVALHPIVASRGHARPGLLEPAPALNNAALFARDRHLCLYCGQHFGKPQLTRDHVLPTSRGGRDTWENVVSACLPCNVRKGGRTPQQANMPLLAIPYRPSWVEHLILSNRNILSDQMDFLMSHLPRNRRQSA, from the coding sequence ATGCTGTCGCAGGCTGCAGCGAAGGCCGACTTGAATTCGACACGGGTGCTGTCGCTCGATTCGAGCGGGCGCATCCTCGACTGGATGAGCTGGCAAGACGCCACCTGCCTTTACGTGCGCGGCGCCGTCGCCTGGACCATTGGCGATCCATGCCTGATCGTGCATGGCGGCATGAGCCGGATGACCGGCGAGCAAAGCACGGTCGCGCTGCATCCGATTGTGGCCAGTCGCGGTCATGCCCGTCCCGGGCTGCTTGAACCCGCTCCGGCACTGAACAATGCTGCGCTGTTTGCGCGCGACCGCCATCTTTGTCTGTACTGCGGGCAACATTTCGGCAAGCCGCAATTGACCCGCGACCACGTACTGCCGACCTCGCGCGGCGGCCGAGACACGTGGGAGAACGTGGTCAGCGCCTGCTTGCCCTGCAATGTCCGCAAGGGCGGGCGTACCCCGCAGCAGGCAAACATGCCCCTGCTGGCGATTCCCTATCGGCCAAGTTGGGTCGAGCACCTGATCCTGTCGAACCGCAACATCCTGTCCGACCAGATGGATTTCCTGATGAGCCATTTGCCGCGCAACCGCCGCCAAAGCGCCTGA